Proteins encoded by one window of Primulina huaijiensis isolate GDHJ02 chromosome 1, ASM1229523v2, whole genome shotgun sequence:
- the LOC140977008 gene encoding uncharacterized protein: MEVSNNETDPEINYNSEVSTGDKRKREGKSRSKVWEHFTKLIKEDGRSDKCQCNHCQKIFSCSSRSGTTHLLRHIADGICPVLNKEKGRTLPISSYPRGGIEEKTSHLHWKFDQGLGQSSIPQCLAVDIEPLAGRLFGPEYQSLKTVEDDNDGQEPLTSQVKLPLPSALKSHPEGEAWMKELRRCVTKLVELMNGRIPVGSLQALDVATPDYSISTALKCLNEMEDIPQSSEMYLDAIEILQDSEERECFVCLPPEPRRRWLQRMLHRRHPLRYNSNI; encoded by the coding sequence ATGGAAGTTTCAAACAATGAAACTGATCCGGAGATCAACTATAATTCTGAAGTGAGCACGGGTGACAAACGAAAAAGAGAAGGAAAGTCGAGATCTAAAGTTTGGGAACATTTCACGAAGCTTATCAAGGAGGATGGGAGAAGTGATAAATGTCAGTGCAATCACTGTCAAAAGATATTTTCTTGTTCAAGCAGAAGTGGGACGACCCATCTCCTCCGGCACATAGCAGATGGAATATGCCCTGTCTTAAACAAAGAAAAGGGCAGAACTTTACCGATATCTAGTTATCCGAGAGGCGGCATAGAGGAAAAAACAAGCCATTTACATTGGAAGTTTGATCAAGGACTTGGCCAATCCTCGATCCCACAGTGCCTGGCTGTTGACATTGAACCACTAGCGGGAAGGCTGTTTGGTCCCGAATATCAGTCTCTTAAAACAGTCGAAGATGATAATGATGGTCAAGAGCCATTAACTTCGCAAGTAAAACTTCCCCTTCCATCTGCATTAAAATCTCATCCTGAAGGAGAGGCATGGATGAAGGAACTCCGAAGATGTGTTACTAAACTCGTCGAACTCATGAATGGAAGAATTCCTGTGGGATCTCTTCAGGCATTGGATGTTGCCACTCCCGACTACTCAATATCTACTGCCCTGAAGTGTTTGAATGAAATGGAAGATATCCCTCAGTCTAGTGAGATGTATTTGGATGCTATTGAGATTTTACAGGATTCCGAGGAAAGAGAGTGCTTTGTTTGTTTGCCCCCTGAACCACGCAGAAGATGGCTGCAAAGGATGTTGCATCGTCGGCATCCCTTGCGATATAATTCTAATATATGA
- the LOC140976976 gene encoding UBP1-associated protein 2C-like yields the protein MDPIKKRKIDDNGIVGADADSFSPLMLTLDDARKMLEPFTHEVLLEIVQKAILRHPDVLDAVRSIADRDTTQRKLFIRGLGWETTTEKLRSLFSSYGELDEAVVILDKVTGKSKGYGFVTFKHIDGAMMALKEPSKKIDGRMTVTQLAAAGNPATGGPGMAGGVGGMISPADVSTRKIYVANVPYDMMAERLLQHFSMYGEIEEGPLGYDKVTGKSKGFALFVYKTADAAKASLVDPIKNIDGHQLNCKLAIDGKRMKPSGVGVPGPMGVQGVNQGNGNGIGATVPGGQYGGAGGVGGQYGGFSSGLSVGAVGPGSSAIGSQAAGSNLGGGAGFGSGLGGPYPGGSHFGGPAGAGYGGLEGAGAGLGGAGAALVGPGSGYGGAGARLGGVGSGLGSAGGGNGGAAGGFVGAGGAMGGAGRGSSFYGLPPGSGGTGSGDYLQSAHYSLSSSGYQSQQNQPAGASSGPRAPPGGVYQGMHPYY from the coding sequence ATGGACCCAATTAAGAAGCGCAAAATCGATGATAACGGTATCGTTGGGGCGGATGCCGACTCCTTCAGCCCTCTCATGCTTACCCTCGACGATGCCCGCAAAATGCTTGAGCCCTTCACACACGAGGTTTTGTTGGAAATTGTCCAAAAAGCCATACTCCGCCACCCTGACGTTCTTGATGCCGTGCGATCCATCGCTGACCGCGACACCACCCAGCGCAAGCTCTTCATCCGCGGCCTCGGCTGGGAAACCACCACCGAAAAGCTCCGCTCCCTCTTCTCATCCTATGGAGAGTTGGATGAGGCTGTGGTTATCCTCGACAAGGTCACCGGTAAGTCAAAAGGATATGGTTTTGTCACTTTTAAACACATTGATGGAGCCATGATGGCTTTGAAGGAACCTAGTAAGAAAATAGATGGTAGGATGACTGTTACGCAGCTTGCGGCTGCTGGCAATCCTGCCACCGGAGGTCCGGGAATGGCTGGCGGTGTTGGAGGAATGATTAGTCCAGCAGATGTCTCTACGAGGAAGATTTATGTGGCCAATGTGCCATATGACATGATGGCTGAGAGacttcttcaacatttttccATGTATGGGGAGATCGAGGAGGGCCCTTTGGGCTACGATAAGGTGACAGGGAAGTCCAAGGGATTTGCTTTGTTTGTTTATAAAACTGCTGATGCTGCTAAGGCCTCTTTGGTGGATCCGATAAAGAATATTGATGGGCATCAGTTAAATTGTAAACTGGCAATTGATGGGAAAAGAATGAAGCCCTCTGGGGTTGGCGTTCCAGGGCCCATGGGAGTGCAGGGAGTTAATCAGGGGAATGGAAACGGAATTGGGGCCACTGTTCCGGGTGGCCAATATGGTGGAGCAGGTGGGGTTGGTGGACAATATGGTGGTTTTTCTAGTGGGTTGAGCGTAGGTGCAGTGGGTCCAGGTTCTTCGGCTATTGGATCTCAAGCTGCAGGGTCAAATTTGGGAGGGGGTGCTGGGTTTGGGTCTGGGCTTGGTGGGCCTTATCCTGGTGGCTCTCATTTTGGCGGACCTGCTGGAGCTGGGTATGGTGGATTGGAAGGTGCTGGTGCAGGGTTGGGTGGTGCTGGTGCTGCATTAGTTGGGCCTGGAAGTGGATATGGTGGTGCTGGAGCAAGATTGGGTGGTGTAGGCTCTGGATTGGGTAGTGCTGGTGGCGGAAATGGTGGAGCTGCTGGTGGATTTGTTGGTGCAGGCGGAGCAATGGGTGGTGCGGGTCGAGGGTCATCCTTTTATGGTTTGCCTCCTGGCTCTGGTGGGACGGGTTCTGGAGATTATCTGCAGAGTGCACATTACAGCTTGTCTTCCAGTGGATATCAAAGCCAACAGAATCAACCAGCAGGGGCATCTTCAGGACCTAGAGCTCCTCCTGGAGGAGTCTACCAGGGGATGCACCCTTACTATTGA